TATGTCAACGGCCAATTGTCTTTTGGACAAGCCAGTGCGCGGCTACAGTCATGTAGAGAAAGGAGAATACGTCGTCTTTTCCATATCCGATACCGGCGAGGGAATTTTGCCTGAGGATAAAGAGAGAATATTCGAGCCGTTTTACACGAAAAAGAAAATGGGCAGGAGTGGAACCGGTTTGGGCATGACCGTGGTTTTGGGAACCGTAACCGACCATAAGGGGTATATCGATGTTTGGAGCCAGAAAGGGAAGGGAACCGTTTTTACGCTCTATTTTCCGGTAACTCGAGAGATAGCGACCGAACAGAGGACACTTACCTCAATTGAAACGTATATGGGTAAAAAAGAGACCATTCTTGTCGTAGATGATGTTCTGGAACAACGGGAAATTGCATCGGGAATACTGAAAAAACTGAATTATACCGTCACATCGGTTTCAAGCGGTGAAAAAGCGATCGAATACCTGAAAGAAAGCAGGGTTGACCTGCTCATTCTGGACATGATCATGGACCCTGGAATCGACGGGCTTGAAACCTATAGAAAGATACTTGAACTAAATCCCGGTCAGAAAGCCATCATTGCCAGCGGGTATTCAGAAACAGATCGTGCTAAAGAAGTGCAGGAGATCGGCGCTGGTCAGTATATCAAAAAACCGTATTCAATAGAAGAAATCGGCATTGCTGTAAAAGAAGTATTTAAAGCCATTCCCTGATAGTACTCAGTATTTTCATAAATGCCCCCAAGGCTTTTCGAACGGGTGTTTGCAAGTAGCTGAATTCAAATCCGATGTGAAAAAATAACCTGTTGTAAAGGCATACGGGATAGGTCATAAAATGGATTAGTTTCGATTTGATCTGACAACGCACTTGAAAAAGTGAGGGTTACCGGTTTTGATGAAGGTGGCAACCAAACCACCAAAACCATAGGAGGTAACCCTCATGCTGAATGGTACCAAAACCGTCATCAAACACAAGATCGGATTGTTGAACCTGGCCGAGGAACTGGGCAACGTATCCAAAGCCTGCCGGATCATGGGGCTTTCCCGTGACACCTTTTACCGCTATCAAAATGCCGTTGAACAAGGCGGCGTCGATGCCCTCGTCGATCAAAACCGCCGCAAACCCAATATTAAAAACCGCACAGACGAAATAACCGAGGCTGCTGTCGTAGCCTATGCCGTTGAACAACCGGCCTTTGGCCAAGTGCGTGCCAGCAACGAATTGCGTAAGCGGGGCGTGTTCATTTCCCCCAGTGGTGTCCGGTGTGTATGGCTGCGTCACCAATTGGCTCGCTTTAAAGACCGGCTCAAGGCCCTTGAGGACAAAATGGCCAAGGAGAATCTGATTCTTACCGAAAGCCAGGTCCAGGCATTAGAACGGAAAAAGCAAGACGACATCGCTGCTGGGGAGATCGAGACGGCTCATCCAGGTTATCTGGGATCACAGGATACCTTTTATGTCGGAACCCTTAAGGGCGTGGGCAGGATCTATCAGCAAACCTTTATCGATACGTATGCCAAGGTCGGTTTTGCCAAACTCTATACCACCAAGACGCCGATCACTGCTGCCGATTTGCTCAATGATAAGGTGCTGCCCTTTTATGAAAAGCATGAGTTGCCGCTGCTTCGCGTCTTAACCGACAGGGGTACCGAGTATTGCGGCAAAGCTGAAACCCACGATTATCAATTGTATCTGGCTATTAACGACATCGAACACACCAAGACCAAGGCCAGATCGCCGCAAACCAACGGTATCTGCGAACGCTTCCACAAAACCATGCTACAGGAATTTTATCAGGTGACCTTCAGAAAGAAGATTTATCGGGATATCGAAACGCTTCAGTTTGATCTTGACCTGTGGCTTGAACAGTACAATCATGAGCGAACCCATCAGGGGAAAATGTGCTGCGGCAGAACCCCGATGGAAACCCTTGAAGATGGCAAACGACTCTGGGAAGAGAAAAAAATAGCCTGAACTTGACCTGACAGACACCTTCTCAGAATCGGTAACTGTCAGATCAAATCTGAACTTCTACACATAAAATCGTATCTATGCTTTCCCCCCTTTTATTTGGTAAAAGGCACGTTCCCATCGAACGCAAACGGAATCTTTTGCGTACCCGCCGAAGTGTTCGTGAGCATATTTCCGGTTAACAGGCATCGGGCGGAAGATCCCGAGAGAAGGGTCCTGGCGTTGCGGCCCAACTCCAGAAAGTTCAGGTTCAGGTCCAGGTCCATCATCGTACGGCCATTGGCGCCTAGGGCATTGCTCATGCTGGCTTTGCCCTCCGCCAGTTTCACATCCCCCAATTGGGCTGCGTACTCCAGGCCGTCCATTTTCATGGCAAAAGCATTGGGGTTTTTCATTCCCAGGGTCAGTTTCAGTTTGGCACCGGTGAGAGAAAAGCTGTCGATCTTGATATTCTCCACGGTGATGTCGGGCAGCTTGGGGACATCCAGTTTGCCGGAGGAGCTGTACGGAATGCGGAACGGTCCCACGGCCGCGGACCCGCTGATGCGGTAATCCAACTGGTCGGCGCCCACCAATTGTGAAAGCGAATTGAAGAAGTCCAGATAGTTGATGGTGACCGGAATCTCTAAAGGAGAGGTTCCCGATGCCGCCAGGTCGAGGCCCTGGGAGAGCTGGCTGCTGACCAGGCGGTTGCCGTTGATGTCCAGGTCGTAGAGGATGTCGTTCAGGTGCACGCCCACCGGATTAGGGTTGGACACGTTGAACCGGAAGAGAAATGTTCCCTCCAGCAGGGACATTTCCCGGGTCCCCAGGCTGTCGAAGGTGATTTCGGGTTTCTGGATCAATTGCTCGATGGTGGCGCAGCCGCCGAGCATGAGAAGAAAAACCGTGCAAATGATGATGGTTGTCCTTTTTGGGTTCATCGTCGCCTCCTTGGTGGTCCGTAAGCCTTGTTGGGGGTTGGCCGTCAGGTATTTTGTCGCAGCATGATGCCGGCCAGTTCCTTCAGGAACTTGGCCGCCACAGCGGCCGTCATTTCATTCACATCTCGATCCGGGTTGTATTCAACGATATCGGCACCCACGATGGGGCACTGGATCGATTGAATCAGCTCGAGAACATCGCGCGTCGCCATGCCACCGGGTTCGTGGTGAGACACGCCCGGTGCATAGGCCGGATCGAGCACATCCATGTCCAGCGAGATATAAAGCGGCCCTTTCAACTCCATGGGCATGTCCGGCCGGAAGTCTTTCATCTCGATACAGGTCACCCCGTATTTTTCCACCTGCCTGCGCTGCAGGTCGTTCATGCCGCGGATGCCCACCTGGACCAGCCGGTCGATCCGGCCCGTTTCCAGGATGCGGGCAAAGGGGCAGGCATGGGAAAAGCGGCTGCCGGCGTAGGTTTCGTAAAGATCCGGATGGGCATCAAAGTGTAAGATGGACAGCCCCTCATGGACGGTTGTTATGGCATCCACGATCGGAAAGGTGACGGCGTGGTCTCCGCCCAGGGCCAGGACGCGCGCCCTGGCCGAGGCGAGTTTTGCGATGGCCGCCTGGATGGCGGCAATGGCATCCTCGCCTTCGGGGAGCGTCAGGTCACCTATGTCGCAAAATCCCGGATGGCCGTCGAGGTTGACTCCGTTCTCGGCGAAAAGATTGGACGCGCCGTTGTGCAGCACCCGGCGGATGGCTGCCGGGGCCTTGGCCGGTCCGCGCAGGAAGCTGGAGTACTCGTCGAAAGGAACGCCGATCAGGGCTAATGTGTCCGGGGCCATAACCGTGATGCCGCTCTGCCCATCAGAAGAGTTCATTTTTATCCCATCCTTTTTTCAATCGCGGGAGGGTACATCCATCACCGTTGCCGGGTGGCCGGCGGCATCCAGAAATTTGCGCAGGTTGTCCAGGGAGATCACCAGGGTGGCCGTGTTGACCAGCGGATGGCACTGCAGGGCATCGGCCTCCCAGATGGCCTGGTCCACCACCACGGAGACCTTGCCGGCCGTGTCGTTCATCACGCCCAGAATGGTGACCGCTCCGGGCTCCAGCTTCAGGTGCTTCTCCAAACGGTCGGCCGAGGCAAAGCGCAGCCGTTTTACCTCCAGCGCTTCTCCCAGGGATTTTAAATCCACTGATTTTTCGTCGGGTACGGTCACAAGAAAATGCTTTTTGCCCTTGTTGTCGCAGATGAACAGGTTCTTGGTCTTGCAACCGGGCAGGGCAGGGACCAGGCGGTTGACATCTTCGCAGGTGTAAACCGGGGGATGGTCATGGCGCTCGTAAGCGATGTCGTTGGATTCGAGAAATTCGTAAATCGTCATCATGGTTTTCCTTTGGTTGCAGTTGGTGACGTGTCGGACCAGTTGAGCACGGTCACCCGGTCTTTCATTGCCTTTTTTACTTTACGGGCGGTTCGCCGCGACGGGTTGACGAGG
This window of the uncultured Desulfosarcina sp. genome carries:
- a CDS encoding IS481 family transposase; this encodes MLNGTKTVIKHKIGLLNLAEELGNVSKACRIMGLSRDTFYRYQNAVEQGGVDALVDQNRRKPNIKNRTDEITEAAVVAYAVEQPAFGQVRASNELRKRGVFISPSGVRCVWLRHQLARFKDRLKALEDKMAKENLILTESQVQALERKKQDDIAAGEIETAHPGYLGSQDTFYVGTLKGVGRIYQQTFIDTYAKVGFAKLYTTKTPITAADLLNDKVLPFYEKHELPLLRVLTDRGTEYCGKAETHDYQLYLAINDIEHTKTKARSPQTNGICERFHKTMLQEFYQVTFRKKIYRDIETLQFDLDLWLEQYNHERTHQGKMCCGRTPMETLEDGKRLWEEKKIA
- a CDS encoding LEA type 2 family protein; this encodes MNPKRTTIIICTVFLLMLGGCATIEQLIQKPEITFDSLGTREMSLLEGTFLFRFNVSNPNPVGVHLNDILYDLDINGNRLVSSQLSQGLDLAASGTSPLEIPVTINYLDFFNSLSQLVGADQLDYRISGSAAVGPFRIPYSSSGKLDVPKLPDITVENIKIDSFSLTGAKLKLTLGMKNPNAFAMKMDGLEYAAQLGDVKLAEGKASMSNALGANGRTMMDLDLNLNFLELGRNARTLLSGSSARCLLTGNMLTNTSAGTQKIPFAFDGNVPFTK
- the speB gene encoding agmatinase — encoded protein: MNSSDGQSGITVMAPDTLALIGVPFDEYSSFLRGPAKAPAAIRRVLHNGASNLFAENGVNLDGHPGFCDIGDLTLPEGEDAIAAIQAAIAKLASARARVLALGGDHAVTFPIVDAITTVHEGLSILHFDAHPDLYETYAGSRFSHACPFARILETGRIDRLVQVGIRGMNDLQRRQVEKYGVTCIEMKDFRPDMPMELKGPLYISLDMDVLDPAYAPGVSHHEPGGMATRDVLELIQSIQCPIVGADIVEYNPDRDVNEMTAAVAAKFLKELAGIMLRQNT
- a CDS encoding prolyl-tRNA synthetase associated domain-containing protein; translated protein: MMTIYEFLESNDIAYERHDHPPVYTCEDVNRLVPALPGCKTKNLFICDNKGKKHFLVTVPDEKSVDLKSLGEALEVKRLRFASADRLEKHLKLEPGAVTILGVMNDTAGKVSVVVDQAIWEADALQCHPLVNTATLVISLDNLRKFLDAAGHPATVMDVPSRD